In the genome of Polynucleobacter sp. TSB-Sco08W16, the window GAAGCTTTCTACATGAGTCTTTTTAAAGGCGATGGCGTTGATGTGCCACCTTTATTTGTGATGCAATTAGCGCAGATCTTTGTACGACACATTTTGGGTGAGAATGCACATCCACTTGAAGTGCGCATGGGAGAAATTTTCTTTCGGACTCAGAAAATTACTGTCCTTGAGGACAGTATTGTTATGGGTGCGGATGAAGAGGTGGTCTCGCGTAATGCGCAGGCAGGTGAGTCTGGAAATATTATGGACTTGCTCAAAGGCAAATCGATGTTGACTCGCTCGGCTGATCTCGATGTTTTATATGAAGAAAATGCTGCTGAATATTGGGCGCGTAATGAAGAATTTGATTTTGCCGTCCAACTTAATTTTGGGCATGAGCCCATTAGTCATTTTTGCCGCGTGTTAGAGAAATGGATTGCACATTTCCTCGGGATTGCAGTGCGCATTACGCCAATGCAGCAAATCAGTGATCCTAAATGGTCATGGCATGTAGGCTTAGACGCATCAGCGACGGCAATATTAAACAAGCTCTACAACAAAGAATCTGTTGAGTCTGATGAGCTTGAGAAAGTGATTTGTTTATTTCGATTGGACTTTATCGATGAAGCTGCGGTTACCAAAGCTCAGCAAGGCAAGCCAGTCTACATGGCAATTGCTGCAAATGAGCAGCAGCAGTTAAAGTTAAAGCCGCAAAACTTATTATTTAATTTACCACTCGCAAAAGTTTCTTAAGCTGTTTGGGTTTTCTTGTTTGCGCCTGCTAGCCAAATTAGTGCTGCAGCGGTAATGATGACTGGAATAAGTGATCCCAGATTAAGGATATTCCAGCCTTGTGAAGTTATCAGGGCGCCAGATCCAAATGAGGTAAATGCCATGGTCCCAAATACAAAGAAGTTGATAGAAGCCTGCGCTTTATCTCGCTCATTTGGTTTGTAAGCCGTCATTGCTAAAGAGGTTGAGCCAGTGAACAAAAAGTTCCATCCAACTCCCAGCAAGAATAGCGCAATGAAGAACTGGTGAAGATCGGTGCCGGTGAGTGCAATGAATATGCAGAGAAAGTTAAGGCTTACGCCAACACCCATTATTTTGAGAGCGCCAAAACGTTGAATAAGGGCGCCTGTAAAAAATCCTGGAGCAAACATGCCAATGACGTGCCACTCCAGAACGAGGGCGGTATCTGAGAAAGGTAAGCCACAGATCTGCATGGCTAAGGGGGTTGCTGCCATGAGAAGATTCATCACCCCGTAGCCCAATGCAGCACCAATAACCGCAACCATAAAGACAGGCTGTTGAAGAATGCTCTTGAGGGGGCGCCCATCCGCAAGGGAATGTTGAGTTTTAAATTCTTCTGGAAAATGGATGCACTGCATAACCAAAATTCCAATCAAAGCGGCAATCGAGAGTGTGAGGTAGGCGCCCAAGAAGGCGGTATCGAAGAGGTTGCGAGTCCAGGAGGCTAAATTAGGTCCAATAACTGCTCCCAGAATGCCTCCAGCAAGCACCCATGAGACTGCCTTGTCACGCTGGCTGACTTCGGTTAGCTCCGCAGCTGCAAACCGATAAAGCTGTCCGTTGGCGCTGTAATAGCCAGCGATAAAAGTGCCAGTTACCAAGAGCCAAAAGTTTCTGCTAAACGCCGCATAAGCACACACCAGGGCGGATAGCATCGCCACTAAGAGTCCCAACTGGAAAGAGGTCTTGCGCCCAAATCGGTTTTGGGATTTGGCAACAATAGAGGTGGAAAAAGCAGCCCCAACAACATAGCCCATGACGGGTAGGGTGGCCATCCAGCTCAGTGGCGCTAAGCTGAGCCCCACTAGGCCATTAATGGCGATAAAGGTAACGTTATTGGTTAGAAATAGACCTTGGCAAATA includes:
- a CDS encoding DUF6352 family protein, whose amino-acid sequence is MTNYWLNSAYQTLLPSPDGQLLVTDDFLRTYLLRPELSLVTESCEAEHLLHQRLTENPRAQIADQDIAAMADLDIQENYRVWLRYRSRLLAASSLEAFYMSLFKGDGVDVPPLFVMQLAQIFVRHILGENAHPLEVRMGEIFFRTQKITVLEDSIVMGADEEVVSRNAQAGESGNIMDLLKGKSMLTRSADLDVLYEENAAEYWARNEEFDFAVQLNFGHEPISHFCRVLEKWIAHFLGIAVRITPMQQISDPKWSWHVGLDASATAILNKLYNKESVESDELEKVICLFRLDFIDEAAVTKAQQGKPVYMAIAANEQQQLKLKPQNLLFNLPLAKVS
- a CDS encoding MFS transporter, with product MSSKHPLLNKNLVLLIICQGLFLTNNVTFIAINGLVGLSLAPLSWMATLPVMGYVVGAAFSTSIVAKSQNRFGRKTSFQLGLLVAMLSALVCAYAAFSRNFWLLVTGTFIAGYYSANGQLYRFAAAELTEVSQRDKAVSWVLAGGILGAVIGPNLASWTRNLFDTAFLGAYLTLSIAALIGILVMQCIHFPEEFKTQHSLADGRPLKSILQQPVFMVAVIGAALGYGVMNLLMAATPLAMQICGLPFSDTALVLEWHVIGMFAPGFFTGALIQRFGALKIMGVGVSLNFLCIFIALTGTDLHQFFIALFLLGVGWNFLFTGSTSLAMTAYKPNERDKAQASINFFVFGTMAFTSFGSGALITSQGWNILNLGSLIPVIITAAALIWLAGANKKTQTA